TAGATGGCGCCATTGCCATAGGCGGGCGTGCCGATGCTGGCGCCGTCGACGATCCACGAGCGCGTGCGGGTCTTGAGGTCGAACGCGGCAAGGTTGCCGTCGCCGACGAGAGCCTGGGCCGTGTCGGTCAGGACCACGGGACGCGAGATGAAATAGGTGCTGTACGGGTAGCGCTCGCCGATCGAATAGGCCAGGCTGCCGTCGGCGGCGTCGAGCACATTGAGGATGTTGTCGGGCGTGCTGTAGGCATACACGAAGCGTCCGTCGGTGCTCGGGCTCCAGCCTTCGTAGGCGACGCCGAGACCGTGCCACTTGAAGGCGCCTTGTGCATCGTCATACCGCGAGATGCCGCCGTAGTAGCCATTGATGGTGTAGACATCGGTGCCGAACAGCGTCGGCGCGGAATAGCTTGGCCATTGCGAGCTCAGGGTTTCTTTCCTGAGTTGCTGGCCGCTGGCCTGGTCATACACCCACAGGAAGGAATCGCCATGGCCGGTCGAGGTGAGGTACACGCGGCCATTCGCCGCGGCCGGCGGATTGACCTGGTTGAGCGTACCCATGTCGACTTTCCATGCCAGTTCGCCGGTATCCTCGGAGACCGCGACCAATTCCGCGCGGTTGCCGGCGGTCCTGCGGACAAAGAAGGCCCGGCCGTTGTCGATGGCTGCGGACTTGTAATTGCCTGCGAAATTGCCGAGCGCTTCCACCTTGAAGCGGCGCGAGAACCGGGCCGGATCGAAATTCGCCGCCACGAAGCCAGTGTGGGCGGCATTGCCCTGGTAAGTGCTCCAGGCGCCGACGCCCTCGACCGGCGCGAGGGCGGTCAGGTTGTTTGGCGACAAGATCTTCAACGACAGCGGCACGATCCACGGCGAGCCGGCGACCGGCCGGCGGCATACGCGCGCGTCATCCTCGCACACGCGCAGTTCGAGATTGCTGGTGTAGGTGCCGGCTGCGAGCGCATTGCTGGTCGCCGTCGCCAGCTTGAACACGTAGTTTCCGTTCGCCTGCTGCGTCCATTGGCTGGATGCGGCATTGGTGATGCTCGACGGGTCGAACATCGCGATCCAGACGTTGCGCGTCATCAGGTCGGTACTGAGCCTGGCTTCGACGGTGAAGTCGGTCGACTCTCCCGGATAGGTCGTGACACTGATGCTCGGCGTCACCAGGGTGACACGCGCCTGCGCTTGCGCCACCGGCTTGACCTGGACCTTCAGCGGCACGCGCCAGGGCGAGCCCGGAAGCGGTTTGGCGCAGGTCATCGGCGCGTCTTCGCACAGCCGTACTTCGAGCATGGTGGAATGGTCCCCCGCGCGCAGGGTGCGCGAGGTCTGCAGCGCCGCGCGGTATTCCAGCGGCGACTGCGCCGAGATATCGACCTGGGGGGAGATCACGCCTGCGGGATCGATGATCGCGACATTGAAGGGTACGGAAAACGTCCGGCTGGCCCTGGCGGTCAGGATCACGCTGGTGCTTTCCCCTTCAAACTGGGTGGCGCTCGGTGCGCCCGGATCGAAGGTCAGCCAGTTGCCTGCCGTGTTGTTGGCGGGGCTTGCGCCGCCCCCGCCGCCCGATCCGCCGCCGCAGGCTGCCAGGCCCAATGCCAATATTCCGGCCGCAAGCGCGCCAGCGCGTGTTTTCCGTTGATTCATGATTCTTTGTAATGATTGTTGTAAATAACCTCATATTATAGATTGCCGTATTGACATTCAGAGTGCCAAGATGGAATTTCTCTCGATCTTTACAACACTGCACGATAGCGCATTCATCGCGAATAATTTCCGGTGATCATGCGACAATGCGCCGGCGGACGCTCACGCCATCAGTCTGCGAACTCTCCGTCGAAAGTGGTCCTTCATGCCTGCACCTTCATCGCCCCGCGGTCCTTTATTGCTCCTGCTGCCGATCGGCCTGATCGTCGCGCTCGTGGCGATCCTGTTTGCCTGGGTCGGCGGCTGGTTCGGCGGCAAGGGCGTCACACCCCAGGCGATGGCCGATACGGCCGAGGCATCGGGTTCGCCGCAACCGGGTTTCCGCCGCGCGCACAGCAAGGGCATCTGCATTGTCGGCAGCTTTGTCCCAACGCCCGCGGCAGGGCAACTGTCCAGCGCCCGCGTGTTCTCGCAAGCCTCGACGCCCGTGCTGGGTCGCTTTTCGAATCCAGGCAACGATCCCCATGCGCCGGACAACAAGGCCGCCGTGCGCGGCATGGCGCTGCAATTGAAAACCGACGACGGGCAGGAGTGGCGGCTGGCAATGAACAGCTTCCCGTTCTTCGCATCGTCCACGCCGGAAGGCTTCCAGGCGCTGAATGTCGCCCGCCTGCCGGACCCAGCCACCGGCAAACCCGATCCCGAGAAGATGAAGGCGGTCCTGGCGCGCCATCCGGAAATTGCCAACTTCATGGCATGGTCGAAGGATGCGCCGACGCCCGACAGCCTGGCCAATACCCGCTTCAATGGCGTCAATGCCTTCCGCCTGGTCGATGCGCAGGGCAGGGAGCGCGTCGTGCGCTGGTCGATGCGCCCGCATGCGCCGTTCGTGGCCGCCGATCCCGAGCGGCTCAAGAACGCAAGCCGCGATTTCCTGGCCGAAGATCTCGACCGGCGGCTGGCCGCCGGTCCGCTGCGATGGGACATGGTGATGCAGTTTGCCGCGCCTGGCGACCCGATCGAGGATCCCTCCAGGCCGTGGCCGGATACCCGGCCCGAGACCCGCGTCGGCACGCTGACGCTGACCCGCACCGAAGCGCAGGCCGGCGGACCCTGCTTCGACCTGAACTTCGACCCACTGATCCTGCCGAAGGGGATCGTGGCCACCGGCGATCCGGTATTGCATGCTCGCTCGGCGGTCTATTCGGAATCGTTCAACCGCCGCGAACGTGAAATCAGCCGCGGCCAGGCACGGACCGGGAGCGCACAATGAGTCATCCACGCCACTTCAACCTGCTGGCCCGCGTGCTGCACTGGTCGATGGCTGTCGCGATCCTGGCCATGCTGTTCGTCGGCGCCGCCATGGTGGTGTCGCTGCGGTATCGCGAGGCGCTGCTCGACCTGCACCGTCCGCTCGGGCTGGCGATCCTGTTGCTGGCGATCGTGCGCCTGGCGAATCGCCTGCGCCACCCGCCGCCGCCGTTGCCGGCCGACTTGCCGCGCATCCAGGCCATGGCGGCCACCGCCTCGCACTGGCTGCTGTATGGGCTGATGTTCGCCATGCCGCTCATCGGCTGGGCCATGCTGTCGGCCGGCGCTTACCCGGTCGAACTGTTCGGCGGCGTCCACCTGCCGCCGATCCTGCCCCACAGCCCGGTCCTGTACGGCTTCCTGCGCCCGCTGCATGGGGTGCTGGCCTATGTGCTGTTCATCACGATCCTGGTCCACCTGGGCGCGGCCCTGTTCCATGCCTGGATCAGGCGCGACGGAGTATTCGAGCAAATGACCACGGGAGGAAAACCGGAATGAACAAGCCGCCAGCGACGATTCCCGCATCGACGTTCAGCCAGCAAGCCGGGCCAGCGGTGTCGGGCGAGGATCCCGACGTTTACCGCACCTTGCTGGAGTCGACCCGCGCGATCCCGTGGCGCATCGACTGGGCAACGATGCGCTTCACCTACATCGGTCCCCAGATCGAGCAGCTGCTGGGCTGGAGTCCCTCCAGCTGGCTGTCGGTGCATGACTGGGCCGACCGCATCCACGAGGAAGACCGCCAGAAGACCGTGGATTTCTGCGTGGCGCAGTCGCAGCGCGGCGTGGATCACGAGGCCGACTACCGCGCCTTGACGGCTGACGGCGAGCAGGTCTGGATCCGCGACGTCGTGCATGTGGTGCGCAAGCCGGATGGCAGCGTCGAGGCGCTGGTGGGCTTCATGTTCGACATCACCGAGCGCAAGCTGGCCGAAGACAAGATCCTGCAGTTGCAGCGCGAACTCGAGGTGCTGTCGTATCGCGACAGCCTGACCGGCGTGGCCAACCGGCGCATGTTCGACGCGCTGTATGCGGTGGAGTGGGCCAGGGCGCGCGAGCAGGGCAAGCCGCTGTCGCTGGCGATGATCGACATCGACTACTTCAAGCAATACAACGACCACTACGGCCACGTGCAGGGTGATGAATGCCTGCGGCGCGTGGCGCAGGCACTCGCGGCGGGTGCGGCGCAACCGGGCAACCTGTGTGCGCGCTTCGGCGGCGAGGAATTCGTGCTGCTGTTGCCCGACACCGGCGCGGAGGCGGCGCGCGGCATCGCCGAGCGCTGCCAGAAATTGCTGAAGCACGAGGCGATCCCGCACGCCGGTTCGGGCGTCGGGCGCGTGGTCACGGCCAGCATGGGCGTGGGAACCATCATTCCGGGCGAGGCCGACCTGCCAGGCGTGTTCCTCGACCGGATCGACCGCCGCCTGTACCAGGCGAAATCGGCAGGACGCAACCGGATCTGCGATATCGAGCCGTAAGCGCGAGCTGTAGACGCTCCTGTCCATACGGACAGGAGCGACGAAATCAGATGCGGTATTCGGGCTCTTCGCGCCCCGCCACATCCATCTTCAGGCACAGCACCTTGCCGCTGAGCGGATACTGTTCCAGCTCCTCTTTCGAACGGCCATGGCTGGCGCTGGTGATGTACAGGGTGCGCAGGTCTGGCCCGCCGAAGGCGACCGAGGTCGGGCACTTCACCGGCAGTTTGATTTCGCGAACGACCTCGCCATCCGGCGCGATGCGCAGGATGCGCGCGCCTTCGAACATCGCGACCCAGTACATGCCTTCCGCATCCATCGTGGCGCCATCCGGCCGGCCGCCGTAGTCCGGCGCCGACTTGTCGCTCGGGAAGGTGACGATGGTGCGGCGGTTGCTTTGTTCACCGGTCGCCGGGTCGAAGTCGTAGCAGTCGATCCGGTGGGTGGTGGTGTCGGCATGGTACATCGTGCGGCCGTCCAGGCTCCAGGCCAGGCCGTTCGAATTGGTCATGCCGCCGCTCCAGGCGCGCCGCAGATTGCCCTTGTCCAGCACGTACATCTCGGCGGCCGGCTGGTCGCGCGGTTCGTACATGGTGCCGATCCAGAACCGGCCCGCCGGGTCGACGCGGCCGTCGTTGAAGCGCACCTTGGCGGGATCGTAGGGCGCGTCCGCCACTGGCGACTCCGAACCGTCGGTGGTGTTCAGGCGCAGCAGGCCATGGCGGGTGGCCACGACCAGGCAGTTGTTGCCGTCGATCGCCAGCGCCGACGGGTTCGAGCCCATCTTCCACGACGTGAACTTGCCGCTCGCCGCATGCAGGCGGTTGACGGTCAATCCCTCGATGTCGACCCAGTACAGCGCCGATTCGACCTCGTGCCAGATCGCGGATTCGCCGACCAGCATCGGCGCGTCGTGTACTACTTCAAATTTGTCCGTTGCCATAGTGTGATGGTGAGGGTGTCAGAAAGCCGCCTTGGCGCGGGCGATCAGGCCGTTGGTCGAACTGTCGTGCTGGCCGGGTGCGGGTTCGCCCGCCAGCTCGGCCTCGATCTTCTTCGCCAGCACTTTACCCAACTCAACGCCCCACTGGTCGAAACTGTTGACATCCCAGATCACGCCCTGCACGAAGGTCTTGTGTTCGTACAGCGCGATCAGGGCGCCCAGGGTCGACGGGGTCAGGCGCTCCATCAGGATCGTGTTGCTCGGACGGTTGCCGGGGAAGGTCTTGTGCGGCGTCAGGCGTTCGATTTCTTCCGTCGTCAACCCCTGGGCCTGCAGGTCGGCGCGCACCTCGTCCGCCGTCTTGCCCTTCATGAAGGCTTCGGATTGGGCGAAGCAGTTGGCCAGCAGGGCGGTGTGGTGGTTGTCCATCTCGTGGGCTGGACGCAGGGCGGCAATGAAATCCATCGGCGTCACGTCGCTGCCCTGGTGCAGCAGCTGGAAATAGGCGTGCTGGCCATTGGTGCCGCACTCGCCCCAGATCGCCGGGCAGGTCGGGGTATCAACGGGTTCTCCGTCCCGTGTAACGCGCTTGCCGTTGCTCTCCATGTCGAGCTGCTGCAGGTAGGCCGGGAAGCGGTTCAGGTCCTGGTGATACGGCGCGATCGAGACCGAGGCGCACTCGAGGAACTGGCGGTTCCAGAAACCGATCAGGCCGAGCAGCGTCGGCAGGTTCTGCTCGAGCGGCGCGGTGCGGAAGTGCTCATCCAGCTCGTGGGCGCCGGCCAGGAAGTCCTTGAAGTAGCCAAAGCCCACGGCCAGCGCGACCGGCAGGCCGATCGCCGACCACACCGAGTAACGGCCGCCGACCCAGTCCCAGAACGGGAACATATTGGCCGGATCGATGCCGAAGGTCTTGATGGCCTCGGTATTGGTGGAGACGGCCACGAAGTGCTTCGCCAGCGCGTCCTCGGGAGCGCCCTGCAGGAACCAGGCGCGCGCGGTCTGCGCGTTCATCATGGTCTCGGCCGTGGTGAAGGTCTTGGAAGCGACGATGAACAGCGTGGTCTCGGGATCGACCTGGGCCAGCGCGGCGTCCATGTCGTGGCCGTCGACGTTCGACACGAAGTGCATGCGCAGCCGCGGATGGGCATAGTGGCGCAGGGCCAGCACGACCATCTTGGGGCCGAGGTCCGAGCCGCCGATGCCGATGTTGACGATGTCGGTGATCGGCT
This portion of the Telluria beijingensis genome encodes:
- a CDS encoding catalase family peroxidase, coding for MPAPSSPRGPLLLLLPIGLIVALVAILFAWVGGWFGGKGVTPQAMADTAEASGSPQPGFRRAHSKGICIVGSFVPTPAAGQLSSARVFSQASTPVLGRFSNPGNDPHAPDNKAAVRGMALQLKTDDGQEWRLAMNSFPFFASSTPEGFQALNVARLPDPATGKPDPEKMKAVLARHPEIANFMAWSKDAPTPDSLANTRFNGVNAFRLVDAQGRERVVRWSMRPHAPFVAADPERLKNASRDFLAEDLDRRLAAGPLRWDMVMQFAAPGDPIEDPSRPWPDTRPETRVGTLTLTRTEAQAGGPCFDLNFDPLILPKGIVATGDPVLHARSAVYSESFNRREREISRGQARTGSAQ
- the pgi gene encoding glucose-6-phosphate isomerase — protein: MRQPPLTSTASFQALSHHADTARTWQMRELFAADPDRFERYSDEAAGLFLDYSKNRLDGRTLELLVQVARERGLEARRDAMFAGEKINNTENRAVLHTALRAPRGAQLTVDGQDVNADVHAVLDRVKTFTDAVRSGEWLGHTGKPITDIVNIGIGGSDLGPKMVVLALRHYAHPRLRMHFVSNVDGHDMDAALAQVDPETTLFIVASKTFTTAETMMNAQTARAWFLQGAPEDALAKHFVAVSTNTEAIKTFGIDPANMFPFWDWVGGRYSVWSAIGLPVALAVGFGYFKDFLAGAHELDEHFRTAPLEQNLPTLLGLIGFWNRQFLECASVSIAPYHQDLNRFPAYLQQLDMESNGKRVTRDGEPVDTPTCPAIWGECGTNGQHAYFQLLHQGSDVTPMDFIAALRPAHEMDNHHTALLANCFAQSEAFMKGKTADEVRADLQAQGLTTEEIERLTPHKTFPGNRPSNTILMERLTPSTLGALIALYEHKTFVQGVIWDVNSFDQWGVELGKVLAKKIEAELAGEPAPGQHDSSTNGLIARAKAAF
- a CDS encoding PQQ-binding-like beta-propeller repeat protein, with amino-acid sequence MNQRKTRAGALAAGILALGLAACGGGSGGGGGASPANNTAGNWLTFDPGAPSATQFEGESTSVILTARASRTFSVPFNVAIIDPAGVISPQVDISAQSPLEYRAALQTSRTLRAGDHSTMLEVRLCEDAPMTCAKPLPGSPWRVPLKVQVKPVAQAQARVTLVTPSISVTTYPGESTDFTVEARLSTDLMTRNVWIAMFDPSSITNAASSQWTQQANGNYVFKLATATSNALAAGTYTSNLELRVCEDDARVCRRPVAGSPWIVPLSLKILSPNNLTALAPVEGVGAWSTYQGNAAHTGFVAANFDPARFSRRFKVEALGNFAGNYKSAAIDNGRAFFVRRTAGNRAELVAVSEDTGELAWKVDMGTLNQVNPPAAANGRVYLTSTGHGDSFLWVYDQASGQQLRKETLSSQWPSYSAPTLFGTDVYTINGYYGGISRYDDAQGAFKWHGLGVAYEGWSPSTDGRFVYAYSTPDNILNVLDAADGSLAYSIGERYPYSTYFISRPVVLTDTAQALVGDGNLAAFDLKTRTRSWIVDGASIGTPAYGNGAIYTLGANGKAFAARSPATGALLWEVMLDDANYTDIVVTRNLAFVSSENTTQAIDLATRKVAWTYPLGGSMAISARGVLYILTSSGALAAINLR
- a CDS encoding sensor domain-containing diguanylate cyclase, with product MNKPPATIPASTFSQQAGPAVSGEDPDVYRTLLESTRAIPWRIDWATMRFTYIGPQIEQLLGWSPSSWLSVHDWADRIHEEDRQKTVDFCVAQSQRGVDHEADYRALTADGEQVWIRDVVHVVRKPDGSVEALVGFMFDITERKLAEDKILQLQRELEVLSYRDSLTGVANRRMFDALYAVEWARAREQGKPLSLAMIDIDYFKQYNDHYGHVQGDECLRRVAQALAAGAAQPGNLCARFGGEEFVLLLPDTGAEAARGIAERCQKLLKHEAIPHAGSGVGRVVTASMGVGTIIPGEADLPGVFLDRIDRRLYQAKSAGRNRICDIEP
- a CDS encoding SMP-30/gluconolactonase/LRE family protein; translation: MATDKFEVVHDAPMLVGESAIWHEVESALYWVDIEGLTVNRLHAASGKFTSWKMGSNPSALAIDGNNCLVVATRHGLLRLNTTDGSESPVADAPYDPAKVRFNDGRVDPAGRFWIGTMYEPRDQPAAEMYVLDKGNLRRAWSGGMTNSNGLAWSLDGRTMYHADTTTHRIDCYDFDPATGEQSNRRTIVTFPSDKSAPDYGGRPDGATMDAEGMYWVAMFEGARILRIAPDGEVVREIKLPVKCPTSVAFGGPDLRTLYITSASHGRSKEELEQYPLSGKVLCLKMDVAGREEPEYRI
- a CDS encoding cytochrome b, translating into MSHPRHFNLLARVLHWSMAVAILAMLFVGAAMVVSLRYREALLDLHRPLGLAILLLAIVRLANRLRHPPPPLPADLPRIQAMAATASHWLLYGLMFAMPLIGWAMLSAGAYPVELFGGVHLPPILPHSPVLYGFLRPLHGVLAYVLFITILVHLGAALFHAWIRRDGVFEQMTTGGKPE